Within Amycolatopsis sp. cg5, the genomic segment ACCGAGCTTTCCCAGGACCAGGTCAAGGAATTCGCGTCGGCCGTCGACGCGCTGTCCGAGCCGCTGAGCAAGGTCGCGGAGGTAGTCGCGCAGTGACATCAAAAGAAGGAGCTGCGGTCTCCCGTCGCAAACTGTTCGGCATGGCAGGCGCCGGCGCCGCCCTCGTGGGCACGGGCGCCGCGGTCGGCCTGGGCATCGACCGGCTGAACGACGGGAGCCCCGCGCAGGCCGCGGTGACCACGGTCGGATTCCACGGCGAGCACCAGGCCGGCATCGTCACGCCCGCGCAGCCGAACCTGCATTTCGCCGCGCTGGACGTCAAGACCAAGGACCGCGAGAAGCTCGTCAAGCTGCTGCGCACCTGGACCGAAGCGGCCAAGCGGATGACCTCCGGCGCCGAAGTCGTGCCGGGCGGCGCGTTCGGCGGCGCCAAGGAGGCACCGCCCGGCGACACCGGCGAGGCGCTCGACCTCCCGGCGTCGTCGCTGACGCTGACCATCGGCTTCGGCCCGTCCCTGTTCGACGACCGTTTCGGCCTGGCGCCCAAGCGCCCGGCCGGGCTGATCGACCTGCCGCTGTTCCCCAAGGACAAGCTCGACCCGGCACGCGGCGGCGGCGACCTGTGCATCCAGGCCTGCGCCGACGACCCGCAGGTCGCCGTGCACGCGATCCGCAACCTGGTGCGCCTCGGCTTCGGCGTGACCGAGGTCCGCTGGTCGCAGCTCGGCTTCGGCCGCAGCTCGTCGACCTCGGTCACGCAGTCGACACCGCGCAACCTGTTCGGTTTCAAGGACGGCACCCGCAACATCAAGGCCGAGGAAACCGACGTTCTGCGCGACCAGGTCTGGCTGACCGCCGAAGACGGCCAGCCCTGGATGGCGGGCGGCTCACTGCTCGTCGTCCGCCGCATCCGCATGCACATCGAGACCTGGGACCGCGAGCCACTCGCCGGCCAGGAGGCGATCATCGGCCGCACCAAGGGTTCCGGCGCCCCGCTCGGCCAGACCAACGAGTTCGACGAGGTCGACCTCCACGTCGGCGGCAAGGACGGCGAGAAGCTCGTCGCCGAGGACGCCCACGTC encodes:
- the efeB gene encoding iron uptake transporter deferrochelatase/peroxidase subunit; protein product: MTSKEGAAVSRRKLFGMAGAGAALVGTGAAVGLGIDRLNDGSPAQAAVTTVGFHGEHQAGIVTPAQPNLHFAALDVKTKDREKLVKLLRTWTEAAKRMTSGAEVVPGGAFGGAKEAPPGDTGEALDLPASSLTLTIGFGPSLFDDRFGLAPKRPAGLIDLPLFPKDKLDPARGGGDLCIQACADDPQVAVHAIRNLVRLGFGVTEVRWSQLGFGRSSSTSVTQSTPRNLFGFKDGTRNIKAEETDVLRDQVWLTAEDGQPWMAGGSLLVVRRIRMHIETWDREPLAGQEAIIGRTKGSGAPLGQTNEFDEVDLHVGGKDGEKLVAEDAHVRLASHETLNGAKILRRGYNFVDGSDGVGHLEAGLFFLAFNRDTRKQFVPMQQALSAKDAMMEYVQHTGSAHFAVPPGVREGGFWGEGLFQS